The genomic region CGATTGTCACAGCCGCTAACACGTTCTACAATCACTGCTGGATCAGCAGTCAGGGCAACAACCCAGCCATTCTTCGACATCACGTCACAATTATCCGAACGCAGCACCACGCCACCTCCGGTCGCAATGACCTGTGACTTTTTCTCCAGTACCGAGCACAACATACGGCTCTCGGCATCACGGAAATACGTCTCTCCCTTGTCAGTGAACAGTTCTGGAATCGTACAGCCTTCCTCTTTTTCCACCGCGGCGTCCACATCAATCAATCGGTAGCCAAGCTCGCGTGCAAGCATGTCAGCGACGGTAGATTTGCCAGTTCCCATCATGCCAATGAGAATAATATTGTTAGACTTGCTCAAGGTGTACACTCCTTTAATTCAAGCAATTCGTGAGCACTTTTGTCCTATCATAACACAGCCCTGCGGACTGGGAAAGACCATCTCCTTACCGACTTCCGTTGGACCATCCAGCAACATAACGAACTCCAATGAGCTTATTTATAAAAAAGAAGCCTGGCGTTAACCGGCAATAACCGGAACACCAAACCTCTTTATGAGCCTTTCAACAGGCCAAAGCTGCCACTTAAAGGGGCACTAGCCAAATCTAATAGACTTGTATATGTGGTACTACTCCATCCAGTTGTGGTGGAAGCTGCCTTCTTTGTCCACACGTTTGAACGTGTGAGCACCGAAGTAGTCACGTTGTGCTTGCAGCAAGTTTGCTGGCAAACGCTCTGTACGGTAGCTGTCGTAGTAAGAAAGAGCGCTGGAGAAGCCTGGTACCGGAACACCTTGTTGTACAGCAGCCGCTACAACTTCACGCCATGCGCCTTGATAAGACTCAACGATATTTTGGAAGTAAGGATCCAAGAGCAAGTTTTTCAGAGCTGCGTCTTTATCATAAGCTTCCTTGATGTTTTGCAGGAACTGCGAACGGATGATGCAACCACCACGGAAGATCATGGCAATGTTGCCGTATTTCAGATCCCAGCCATACTCATCGGAAGCTGCACGCATTTGTGCAAATCCTTGTGCATAGGATACGATTTTACTTGCGAAGAGGGCTTTACGCACGCTCTCGATGAATGCTTTTTTGTCCCCGGAGAACGCTTCAGTCGCTGGTCCACTCAGGATTTTGCTAGCTGCTACACGCTCGTCCTTCATGGCAGAAAGGAAACGGGAGAATACGGATTCCGTAATCATGGACAATGGTACGCCGAGATCCAACGCGCTTTGGCTTGTCCACTTACCAGTTCCTTTTTGTCCTGCAGCGTCCAGAATGACATCAACCATTGGTTTACCAGTTTCCGGATCATATTTGGAGAAGATATCTGCCGTAATTTCGATCAGATAGCTATCCAGCTCTCCTTGATTCCATTCCGTAAAGATCGCGTGCAGCTCTTCAACGGAAACGTTCAATACGGATTTGAGCAAGTGGTAAGCTTCACCAATCAACTGCATGTCTCCGTACTCGATACCGTTATGCACCATTTTCACATAATGTCCGGCACCGTCAGGTCCAATATATGTACAACATGGATCGTCACCGACTTTGGCCGAAATTGCCGTCAGAATCGGTTCAACCAGTTTATAAGCACTTTCCTGTCCACCTGGCATGATTGAAGGGCCTTTCAATGCGCCTTCTTCACCACCGGATACACCTGTACCGATGAAGCGAATGCCTTTGTCTTCCAACTCTTTGCTGCGACGTTGCGTATCAGGGAAGTATGCGTTCCCTCCATCGATGATGATGTCGCCCTCATCCAAGTGAGGAAGCAGTTGTTCAATGGTAGCGTCGGTCGCTTTGCCGGCTTGTACCATGATCAAAATTTTGCGCGGGGATTCCAGGGATGCTACGAACTCTTCAATGGAGAATGAGCCTGTCAGGTTTTTACCTTCAGCTTCTTTCAGAAGATCATTGGTTTTCTCCGGGGAACGGTTATATACCGATACCGAGAAACCTCTGCTTTCAATGTTAAGGGCCAAATTTTTGCCCATGACAGCCAGGCCAATTACGCCGATTTGTTGTTTTGTCATCTGGTCCTCCATCCTTTGCTCCAATTAATTTTATTGAAATGAATTCTCAACAATACTCCTATTTTAACGGTTTTATGTATAGAAGTGAACCCCGTGACACCGTTACGCAACGATAAAACACCCCAATCTGCTGAGGTGTTCATCGTATTTTCATAAATAGAACCGTGAAGGCAATACATCATGCCAAAGTAATCCAATATTGTATTGTACAATGCTATAATTATATCCAATGAAGTTCGAACAAAAAGGAGGATTGTACATAATGGCGTTAGAGCAGTTCTCAAAAGAGGAACGGTTTTCCCTGGATATTCGAAGAACATTTCTTCTGGGGGCGTATATGAATGAATGGGGGGTGCCAGAGCTCAGGATCATTCTTTCGAAGCCAGAAAGAAACATTCATGTAGAAATCTATTATTTTCCTGCCACAATTCAATCTGGCATCGCAAGATTCGTGACGGTAGGGTTGTCTCAGGCAACGCGGCCCTCAGGAGAGCTTGTAGCTGCTGAATGGATGCTTGCGCTGCAACCGGATCTTGGCGGTGAAGAGGTGGAGCGTGTCAACACGTACCTGGTCGATCTGATCTCCCATCACATCGAAAATGTGCCGGATTCGACGGTTCCCCGTGTGATGGAATCAAGCGGATTAGCACCAGCCCGATGGAATGCGAATGCCTTTCTCATTGATGAATTGCGGGGAGAAAAAGAATCCCTCGAACAGATTCATGTGGGTCATGAGACGGTAGCATTACTGTGGGCAGTACCCATCACTTCTTTCGAAGCCAACCTGTTGCTCACCCAAGGATTGGATGAATTTGATGCCTGGATTGAAAGCTCGCAATATTCTATCGTCGACCCCTGTCGTCCGTGATGCCCGTTAGGCACAAAAATAGAGCCCTGGCTTGCGCCGGGGCTTTGGTATAGATGACTTTCAAAAGAAATATTCA from Paenibacillus sp. FSL R5-0341 harbors:
- a CDS encoding shikimate kinase; this translates as MSKSNNIILIGMMGTGKSTVADMLARELGYRLIDVDAAVEKEEGCTIPELFTDKGETYFRDAESRMLCSVLEKKSQVIATGGGVVLRSDNCDVMSKNGWVVALTADPAVIVERVSGCDNRPLLAGNAEERIKTIMEERKDAYRFAHYTVDTTELSAAEVTRLILVHYRV
- the gndA gene encoding NADP-dependent phosphogluconate dehydrogenase, coding for MTKQQIGVIGLAVMGKNLALNIESRGFSVSVYNRSPEKTNDLLKEAEGKNLTGSFSIEEFVASLESPRKILIMVQAGKATDATIEQLLPHLDEGDIIIDGGNAYFPDTQRRSKELEDKGIRFIGTGVSGGEEGALKGPSIMPGGQESAYKLVEPILTAISAKVGDDPCCTYIGPDGAGHYVKMVHNGIEYGDMQLIGEAYHLLKSVLNVSVEELHAIFTEWNQGELDSYLIEITADIFSKYDPETGKPMVDVILDAAGQKGTGKWTSQSALDLGVPLSMITESVFSRFLSAMKDERVAASKILSGPATEAFSGDKKAFIESVRKALFASKIVSYAQGFAQMRAASDEYGWDLKYGNIAMIFRGGCIIRSQFLQNIKEAYDKDAALKNLLLDPYFQNIVESYQGAWREVVAAAVQQGVPVPGFSSALSYYDSYRTERLPANLLQAQRDYFGAHTFKRVDKEGSFHHNWME
- a CDS encoding suppressor of fused domain protein — encoded protein: MALEQFSKEERFSLDIRRTFLLGAYMNEWGVPELRIILSKPERNIHVEIYYFPATIQSGIARFVTVGLSQATRPSGELVAAEWMLALQPDLGGEEVERVNTYLVDLISHHIENVPDSTVPRVMESSGLAPARWNANAFLIDELRGEKESLEQIHVGHETVALLWAVPITSFEANLLLTQGLDEFDAWIESSQYSIVDPCRP